In Candidatus Defluviilinea proxima, a single genomic region encodes these proteins:
- a CDS encoding 4Fe-4S dicluster domain-containing protein — MKHVVVADPKRCIGCYACVAGCVEGHRKVGLQAYPRLYIMHTPPLGTMPIQCRHCEEPSCAAVCPVHAITARDDSVILNESLCIGCKMCALACPFGAIIPGGTPLPKIEFNAGQYTYVNTPYQSDPMYLREFAIQEKLSILNWNIGQKTVAVKCDLCYFSPEGPVCVLACPHKALSLVDEASGHSKEFIEEIKSVKLLEEI; from the coding sequence ATGAAACACGTTGTAGTCGCTGATCCTAAACGGTGTATCGGGTGTTATGCCTGCGTGGCCGGTTGTGTTGAAGGCCATCGTAAGGTCGGGTTACAGGCATACCCCAGGCTATACATCATGCACACGCCGCCCCTCGGCACGATGCCCATTCAGTGCCGGCACTGCGAGGAACCATCGTGTGCGGCAGTTTGCCCGGTGCATGCCATCACTGCCCGTGATGACTCTGTTATTCTGAACGAAAGCCTGTGCATCGGCTGTAAGATGTGCGCTTTGGCGTGCCCATTTGGGGCCATCATACCGGGAGGCACGCCACTTCCAAAGATTGAATTCAATGCGGGGCAATATACCTATGTCAATACACCGTATCAATCAGACCCCATGTATCTGCGTGAATTTGCGATACAGGAAAAACTTTCTATTCTGAACTGGAACATCGGTCAAAAGACGGTCGCCGTCAAATGTGATCTATGCTACTTCAGCCCGGAAGGTCCCGTCTGTGTGCTCGCCTGTCCACATAAGGCGTTGAGTCTGGTGGATGAGGCGTCGGGACATTCGAAGGAATTCATCGAAGAAATCAAGTCTGTCAAATTGCTCGAAGAAATTTAG
- a CDS encoding efflux RND transporter periplasmic adaptor subunit, with protein sequence MKKALLSTIILISIFLTACGGANTPIVKAEPANEETNPNTITAEGTLIPSPSVELAFAQGGIVAEILVQPGDKVTKGDVIARLVGIESVQAELAAAQLEQTLAQQSLDALHRNALLTSAQTEQALLDAQDSYENEANGWNIGNTDEASDLELTLDDYVNAEEDYTKARDKLDTLMDKEETNRERIDAQEDFNKEKESLTKAYADLLTSVSENDQPLDEELTSLLKAIGELEAAREMQSKLDESNLDPEILAVAESRLEAAKAHVTAAEAAIELYELRAPINGVLFSLDLNVGEAVTPTLPVAFLADTSHWTVETKDLAEIYMADITIGDTVLVKLDAFPNEDFLGTVTEIDPVGTEYLGDMTYKVTITLNESDPRFLWNMTATVTIDEG encoded by the coding sequence ATGAAAAAAGCACTTCTCTCCACCATCATTCTTATCTCGATCTTCCTAACCGCTTGCGGTGGCGCAAATACGCCCATCGTAAAAGCAGAACCAGCAAACGAGGAAACCAATCCCAATACGATCACCGCCGAAGGGACATTGATCCCCTCACCATCTGTCGAACTTGCCTTTGCACAAGGCGGCATTGTGGCGGAGATTCTCGTCCAACCTGGTGATAAAGTCACCAAGGGAGATGTCATTGCCCGCTTGGTCGGCATCGAATCGGTTCAGGCAGAGCTTGCTGCCGCCCAATTAGAACAAACCCTTGCACAACAATCTCTCGATGCACTTCATCGCAACGCCCTGCTCACGTCCGCTCAAACGGAGCAAGCTTTGCTCGATGCACAGGATTCCTACGAAAATGAAGCCAACGGCTGGAATATTGGTAACACGGATGAAGCCAGTGACCTTGAGTTAACCCTCGATGATTACGTCAACGCTGAGGAAGACTACACCAAAGCCCGAGACAAACTCGATACACTGATGGATAAAGAAGAGACCAATCGTGAACGCATTGATGCCCAAGAAGATTTCAACAAAGAAAAGGAATCGCTGACCAAAGCCTACGCCGATCTGTTGACATCCGTCTCTGAAAATGATCAACCTCTCGATGAAGAACTTACTTCCCTGCTGAAAGCTATTGGGGAGCTCGAAGCCGCTCGTGAGATGCAATCCAAACTGGACGAGTCCAACCTCGACCCTGAAATACTCGCCGTTGCAGAGTCTCGCCTCGAAGCTGCAAAGGCACATGTCACCGCCGCAGAAGCAGCCATCGAACTCTACGAACTGCGTGCACCCATCAACGGTGTATTATTCAGTCTCGACCTGAATGTCGGCGAAGCCGTCACACCGACCCTGCCAGTCGCATTCCTTGCCGATACATCTCACTGGACAGTTGAGACCAAAGATCTCGCCGAAATTTACATGGCTGATATCACCATCGGAGACACAGTTTTGGTCAAATTGGATGCTTTTCCCAATGAAGATTTTCTCGGCACAGTGACGGAGATCGATCCTGTCGGAACTGAATATCTGGGTGACATGACTTACAAGGTTACGATCACGCTCAACGAGTCTGATCCAAGGTTTTTATGGAACATGACAGCCACTGTAACAATCGACGAAGGGTGA
- a CDS encoding ABC transporter permease, which produces MTRWKKVYRDLWNNRSRTTLVILSIAVGVFALGMIVSTQQALTTSLAAQYADMRPADIILKTEPMLDDDFVTSMRHMKGVDEAEGRRALPLRISLDGKGETWRDLTLYALADYEDQRLLKVYEQSGNYPPEKGEVLLERATMIYLGLEPGDEILVKTPEGKKYTLRVTGIVHDLYRIPPVIEGWVYGYVNMDTIRWMGQPEGYNELYLDASATSPTEVRALAEKASDRIKSEGLPVYQKTMPDQGVHPLNFIIETMLILLGLIAGLSMFLSGLLVVNVISALIAQQEKQIGIMKAIGARSMQIIGLYFGTVILLGLAACLLAIPFSNIGANALAKFVAELVNFDAPKVQYTLPALLTQFAVGLIVPLIAAAPSILSGTKVSPAKVLSEYGINQVWRGAGFMDAILNRFPRFTRDLLLALRNPFRKRGRLILSLVTLTFAGAIFMGIVNLQASLNDSLDQMLGFWNYDAWLAVDDHVPAEKMINIAESVEGVGRAEAWGFTIGRYVRPDGSESDNLYLMAPPANTDLLDPPIVEGQGITSGADSILVSPGLIANEPNIHIGSLITIKIEGREETYRVAGVMQMMGNSTIGYFTVMDYDAYARHVREPNRANAIVFTLDARDLETQRQVTSAVEKEFDRAGIRVLSNFLIAEEREEIDGAFAIIVALLMVMTVVLATVGGLGLMGTMSLNVIERTREIGVMRAFGAPSQAVFRIVIIEGLLIGMMSWVLAIVFSLPISTFLAREIGLSFMDYPVPASFSIGGILIWAVLVIVISIFASLFPALRAVRLTVTQVLAYE; this is translated from the coding sequence ATGACCCGCTGGAAAAAAGTTTACCGTGACCTGTGGAACAACCGCTCACGTACAACGTTGGTGATTCTCTCCATCGCTGTCGGCGTCTTTGCGCTTGGCATGATCGTCTCCACCCAGCAGGCGCTCACCACCTCCCTCGCCGCACAATACGCTGACATGCGCCCCGCAGACATCATCCTCAAGACCGAGCCAATGCTCGACGATGACTTCGTCACATCCATGCGACACATGAAGGGTGTGGATGAAGCCGAAGGTCGTCGTGCTCTGCCCCTCCGCATCTCACTCGACGGCAAAGGCGAAACATGGCGTGACCTGACGTTGTATGCCCTCGCCGATTACGAAGACCAACGCCTGCTGAAAGTCTACGAACAAAGTGGAAACTACCCGCCCGAAAAAGGCGAAGTCCTGCTCGAACGTGCCACCATGATCTATCTCGGACTCGAGCCTGGCGATGAAATTCTGGTCAAGACACCCGAAGGCAAAAAATATACATTGCGTGTGACAGGCATCGTGCACGATCTGTATCGCATTCCACCTGTCATCGAAGGTTGGGTGTATGGCTACGTCAACATGGACACGATCCGCTGGATGGGACAGCCCGAAGGCTATAACGAGCTCTATCTTGATGCGAGCGCCACAAGCCCAACAGAGGTCCGTGCGTTGGCAGAAAAAGCCTCCGATCGAATCAAAAGTGAAGGCTTACCCGTGTATCAGAAGACCATGCCCGATCAGGGAGTCCACCCGTTGAACTTCATCATCGAGACCATGTTGATCTTGCTCGGTCTTATTGCTGGGTTATCCATGTTTCTGAGCGGCTTGCTCGTGGTCAACGTCATCTCGGCATTGATCGCCCAGCAGGAAAAACAGATCGGCATCATGAAAGCCATCGGCGCACGTTCCATGCAGATCATCGGTTTGTATTTCGGCACGGTAATTCTCCTCGGGCTTGCCGCCTGTCTGCTTGCCATCCCGTTCAGCAATATCGGCGCAAACGCTCTCGCCAAATTCGTAGCCGAGTTGGTCAACTTCGATGCACCCAAAGTGCAGTACACGCTCCCTGCATTGCTGACCCAATTCGCTGTTGGATTGATCGTCCCGTTGATCGCCGCCGCACCTTCCATTTTGAGCGGGACAAAAGTTTCACCTGCAAAAGTTCTCAGCGAATACGGGATCAACCAAGTCTGGCGTGGAGCAGGCTTCATGGATGCCATCCTCAACCGCTTCCCCCGCTTCACACGTGACCTGTTGCTGGCTCTCCGTAATCCATTTCGCAAACGTGGACGCCTCATCCTCTCACTCGTCACATTGACGTTCGCAGGTGCGATCTTTATGGGCATTGTCAACCTGCAAGCCTCACTCAACGACTCTCTCGACCAGATGCTTGGTTTCTGGAACTACGATGCCTGGCTGGCAGTGGATGACCATGTCCCAGCGGAGAAGATGATCAATATCGCTGAATCAGTTGAAGGCGTGGGAAGAGCCGAAGCGTGGGGTTTCACCATCGGTCGTTACGTGCGTCCCGATGGATCCGAAAGTGACAACCTCTATCTCATGGCGCCTCCCGCCAACACCGACTTGCTCGATCCGCCGATTGTTGAAGGTCAAGGCATAACAAGCGGTGCTGATTCAATTCTTGTCAGCCCTGGTTTGATCGCCAACGAACCGAACATTCACATTGGCAGTCTCATCACGATCAAGATCGAAGGACGTGAAGAAACGTATCGTGTGGCGGGCGTGATGCAAATGATGGGCAACAGCACCATCGGGTATTTCACCGTGATGGATTACGACGCCTATGCACGTCATGTGCGTGAACCCAACCGTGCCAATGCCATCGTCTTCACGCTCGATGCACGTGATCTCGAAACACAACGTCAGGTCACAAGCGCCGTTGAAAAGGAGTTCGATCGTGCGGGCATCCGTGTGCTCTCGAACTTCCTCATCGCCGAAGAACGTGAAGAAATTGACGGTGCCTTTGCGATCATCGTTGCCCTACTCATGGTCATGACCGTTGTGCTTGCCACGGTTGGCGGGCTGGGCTTGATGGGCACGATGAGTCTCAACGTCATCGAGCGCACCCGTGAGATCGGCGTGATGCGTGCCTTCGGTGCACCAAGCCAGGCAGTATTTCGCATCGTTATCATCGAAGGTCTTTTGATCGGGATGATGAGCTGGGTTCTGGCGATTGTCTTTTCCCTGCCTATTAGCACTTTCCTCGCTCGTGAGATCGGACTCTCGTTCATGGACTACCCCGTACCTGCCTCGTTCTCAATTGGCGGGATCCTCATCTGGGCAGTTCTCGTCATCGTCATCTCGATATTTGCAAGTCTCTTTCCTGCCCTGCGTGCCGTGCGTCTCACTGTGACGCAGGTACTGGCATATGAATAA
- a CDS encoding ABC transporter ATP-binding protein translates to MALTTSSPLIDLNAVTKSYQTDAGLFMALKGVDLHINAGEFVAIVGKSGSGKTTLINMITGLDRPTDGEILVGGEKVERLGENKLAIWRGRTIGVVFQFFQLLPTLTALENVMLPMDFCATPIFTERRNRALELLRLMEIEEHANKLPAKLSGGQQQRVAIARALATDPPILAADEPTGNLDSKTAAAVFSLFERLTSLGKTILMVTHDPDLARRAGRQLHIADGAIVNDVNGKVSS, encoded by the coding sequence ATGGCACTTACAACATCATCCCCTCTCATTGACCTGAACGCCGTCACCAAATCTTATCAAACTGACGCTGGTCTCTTCATGGCGCTCAAAGGCGTTGACCTGCATATCAACGCAGGTGAATTTGTGGCGATCGTTGGCAAATCGGGCAGTGGCAAGACAACACTCATTAACATGATTACTGGACTCGACCGTCCAACTGATGGCGAGATCCTTGTCGGTGGTGAGAAGGTCGAAAGGCTTGGCGAGAACAAACTAGCCATCTGGCGTGGACGCACCATCGGCGTGGTCTTTCAATTCTTCCAATTACTTCCCACCTTGACTGCACTCGAAAACGTGATGCTACCCATGGACTTCTGTGCCACACCCATCTTCACCGAACGCCGCAATCGGGCACTGGAACTCCTCCGCTTGATGGAGATCGAAGAACACGCCAACAAACTGCCCGCCAAACTCTCAGGTGGACAACAACAACGTGTCGCCATTGCCCGTGCCCTCGCCACTGACCCTCCCATCCTCGCCGCCGACGAACCGACAGGCAACCTCGATTCGAAAACCGCCGCTGCTGTCTTCTCCCTCTTCGAACGACTCACCAGCCTCGGCAAGACCATCCTGATGGTCACCCACGATCCTGACCTTGCCCGCCGTGCAGGGCGTCAACTCCACATTGCAGATGGTGCGATCGTGAACGATGTGAACGGAAAGGTTTCATCATGA